The window GTAACATAGTGCGAATTATATTTACCCCCATTTATACTTTTAATCCATTGATTTCTTGTTCTATCAATATTTATACTCAAAAAAATCACCGGTCTATTTGCATATGTCTTTTCCAATTCCTCTAAGTAAGGAGCAATTTGTATGCAATTTCCACATCCGGTGTACCAAAAATCCATAAGAACAACTTTGCCCTTATAATCTGAAAGTCTATGCATTTTACCTATAGTATCTATTAATTTAAAGTTATAAGCTTGTGTCCCGATAAGTCTTGATGATTTGATTTTAAATAAAAGTTTTACAAAGTCATTATTGCGAATGAAAGTCAATGCGTCATTTAAAGGCTTTGATAGGTCTTGGTCATCTCCACGGTAATAGTATAAAAGGTTGGTTATCAACCTCTCGCGCAATCTCCCTGAGTAATTATTTTTTATGAATTTATAACAAGGATTAATGAGAAATGGCCTGTGGCGAACATAGCAAGAATCGAATTGATATTTTAATATTAAAGCGGTAGCGTATGTTGCAGAATATTGCAGTAGTTCATTCTTATTGAAGAGATATACAGACGAAGGATTAACGATTTCAGGCTTTGGGTAATTAATAACAGTTTTTAGCGCTATTTGACTCAAAGAATCTCTCGAAAAATTCTGATAGTACCTGGAAACGCCTTCACCATAAAGTTTAAAAAGTATTTGAGCTTTGATAAGTACAAACGCTTCATTACTAATATCTGGCTTTCGAGTTTCCAATAGTTGGAGTTGGTGACTTGCTGAAATATCAATCTTCATAAATATATTGTTTAGCCCTTCAGGATGAACTAAATCTTCACCGATTCCCTTCAAATCGCTCTTTTCAATTCTATCAATATCATAAATTACATTCAACTTTTCTGAACCCTTTCCTGTGAAATAGAATCCATCGGGAGTTGAGTTAACCGTTATATTATCCCCCTTTTCTATTAGATAACCAATTAACGGCTTTACCTTATGCTTGCTTCCGAATCGGATTTCCGTATATAATGGTATGTTACCGACAGAAATTTTAATGTTAAAGCGATGGTTTAAAATAGGAGCTTTATAAACTTTAAATTCAAATAATGGTTCGGAAAAAGAATAACCGTATTTGCTCACAAGAACTATAACAGAATCACCTTTTTCAATTTGGCTTACAGAACCTGAAATTACTGCGTAATCCGATGCGTAAATTCTCATAGCAGCGCCTACTACCAATAATGTTGTTAATAATATATTCTTCATTTGATCAATTAGATTTTAAGAATTATCTAACATTCTGTGCAATGCCACTTAATTGAATTTCATTATCAGGTATAGGCAAAGCATACCGTTTATCATTTGGCGGCAATGAATAAACTACTCCATTGAGATTTCGGGTTAAGGTGATTGCGAACCGGCTATCTTTATTAAGTCTTCGCAGGTCTGTCCAGCGTAACCCTCTATAAAGTAACTCCTTTCTTCTTTCCAGGAGAATCTGCTTTAATGCATCATCAGAAGAACTGGCGGTATAAGGAATAAATGTATTTGATTTCCAACGCTTAACAAGTAATGTATTAAGATCTTTGATGGCATCCGCCGTATTCCCTAACCTTGCATTGCATTCAGCTCTAACAAGATAAACTTCATCGGTAGCAATCCCACTAAATGAATACCCTTTTATATCATATGTCCCGCGGAAGTAATAGGCCCCATTGCGAGGCGTAAAAAACACACTCTTACGCAAATCATTATTTGCATAAGATTTATACAATAGTGTGTCTGCAATCGAAACAGAATTAGGCTGATCATTTGAATACGCTTCCAAAACGGAATGGAAAATATCTTCCGACAAAAATGTACTGCTTAAATAAGAATTAGTTCCGGGATTTAGGGAGTTATAGTCCACCAATGTATTATAATCGGAAAGGCAATCATTCGCATACTTATAAGCATTGTTGAAATCACCTATTGCAAGATATACCCTGCTCAATAAAGCGTTAGCTGCCGGTCTTGAAGGAAGAGTTTTATAAACAGGTATAACAGGCAGTAGTGGCAATGAAATTTTTAAATCTTGAATGACCAGATCATAACATTGCTGTTCTGTTGCCCGTATCGAAGTAATGTTCGGGTCAGAATTTAATCGTAAAGGAATCCCTAAATCTGTTGCTGCCGTTTTGACATCATAAGGCAATGCAAACGTTTGAACGAGATTATAAAAGGCAATAGAACGATAAAACAATGCAGCTCCTCTAATTTGGTTGGCCTGTGTCTGCTGGCTGGCAGAATATGAAATTTTAGGCAAATAGTCTAAAACGGTATTTGCGATATAGACCTGCTGATATGGCAAGTTCCAATCCAAAACGACCGAACCTGCGTCATAAAACTCTTTGTCCCATGTGTAAGTGTTCTTTTCCTGCGTTAGGTACAAGCTTGCCCAATCTGCATCAGTGAAATAGTAATCATCAGTACTCATTTCGCCAAGTGCAGGATCATTTAAATTGAATACTCCTTCGTTATAAAGTAATGATTGCAAGTCACCTAAGCTTGCAGGGACGGACAACGCCTGATTTGGCTTCGTATCCAAAAAAGCATCTTGCTTTTTACAGCTACCTGTTATCAAAAGCAAGCAACTAAAACCCACAAAATATATAAATGTTGATATTTGATTTTTCATAATGATCTGTTTAAAATTTAGCTTTTACTCCGAAAGCGATAGTGCGGGGCAACGGCAGCGCGGTTGAATAATTGGTGCTGATATCCGGGTCAAGATGGTCTTTATTGGCTCTCCACAGGATAGCGATGTTATTAATATAACTGTAGACCTGTAGGTGTGAAAAGATTCCTTTTAATTTGCCTTTATCCAAATCATAACTTAACGTTATATCCTGTAAACGGATGTGATCACCTTTATCAATAAGGACCGATGAGTTTTTATAAAAGGCGTCCCGATTAGTATTAAAAGGATATGGAAATGCCGGCACACTCGTTGTTAATTCGTCGCCTGGTTTCTGCCATCGGTTATAATAATCGGAAGTACCACTATAAGGCAAGCCGGAAGAGGTAAACGATGTGCGCCTAAAATAATAATCGAACTTATAGATAATGTTAAATGATAATGTTAGGGCTTGATAAGAGAAAGTATTTCTAAAAGATCCATAGGTCGTAGGACGTGCACTACCGTTGTACACCATATCGTCGACTGAGGTTTTCGATATGATATTTCTATAATCTGTGCTTATCTGACCATTCAAATAACCTTGTGGATTGCCAGTGGCATTAAGCCCGGCCCATTTATAGCTATATAGTCCATACAAGGATTTACCGGTTAATGGAAAAATAGAACTTGCGCTGGCTGAGTTAATATAATTTGACGATTTAAGCGTAACACCATATTTAGTTACAATGTCTATGACATGACTCAATAATAAATTTGTTGTCCATTTAAAGTTTTTGCCGTTGATGTTTTTCGTATTGATAACTATATCAAATCCGTTCCCTTTTGTGTCTGCTGTGTTGCCAAAGAAAGTTGTTAATCCGGTGGAAGGGGCTAAGGGAGAGTTGCCAAAGAGGTTTATTCCTTTTTTATTATAAATTTCCAGACTACCAGAAACAATGTCACTTTTCAAAGCATAGTCCAAGCCCAAATTAATCATACGGACTTTTTCCCATCGCAGTTCAGGGTTTCCGGGATTGGCAATTTGCGAACCAGGCCCGCCTGTGTAGTAGTTACCGCTAAACTGAGTTATCGTTGTTACCGCTGTTGCGCTTTTATTGATATTACCGGTATATCCATAAGAGCCTCTTAATTTAATATAAGGAAGCCAGGACAATCGATAAAAGTCTTCCTTACTCAAATCCCACGCAAAACCAGCGGAATATAAAGGCACGGCTTTTTGGTTGGTGTTCACTCCGAAAAGGTTGGATTTGTCTATTCTGGCGCTACCCGATATTGTGTACCTATTTCGGTAAGTATATACGGCATTGCTGAAATAAGATAAATAGTGGTCAGTAGATTTTGCAAAACCAAGAGAGTTTGGGATCTGTTGACCATATCCGTAAGGTTTTATTGTAAAATTGCTTGCGTAGTCAACATTGGCATGGCTTGTCTCAGTGTCCTTATTATACCCATAGGCGGTGTTTGAATTTGTTTCACTTACAGCCGCACTTATCTCGGCTCCTGCGATGACATTAAGTTCATGTTGCTGACTCCAAGTATTACTGTAGTTCACTTGTGCTCGTCCCCGATGCGAAGTGAGAAAACCGTCTGTCTGCTGTAGAATGCCCCCGACAGGTATTGGATAATTCAGACTGCCATCAGCGTTTATCTGAGTGTACTCGTTAATCAGATTTCGGGTAAAATAGGTATTCTGGCTATTGTAATTTTGAGTATTTGTATTAGCATGTTCGTACTGATATTTAAGACTCGCACTAAAATGTTTTAGAAAGTCATATTGCGCCCCTAAATTAATTCGGTTATCTATTGATTTACTGGTGTTGTCGGCACTATTTAATTCGTCCAAGGGGCGGTAGTTCCAATCCAAGTACTTACTATTTACTGTGCTGGTATAGGATGTTGCGAAATCCTTAGCAATCGACAATGCATTGCCATTTGCATCTACTAATTGCGCATAAGGATAAATCCGCTGATTATTAATGGTCAGCCCGCCGTTGTTATAGATTGGGTTATTAGTTTGAGTAGATGTTTGCGTATAATTTAGTCCCGCTGACAGTTGAAGATTTTTAACTGGATAAAAGTTATAGAGTGAGTTGATTGTGATCCTCCCATTGGAGTTGCCCTTATAGTAACTTTGACCCTGATCGTCACCTAAAGAAAAGGTATAGTTACTATTACTATTGCCGCCACGAAGATTTAGCGCATACTGTTGATTGACGGATTTTTGATAAAAATATTTATTTAACTGATCCCTTACGTCAATGT is drawn from Mucilaginibacter ginsenosidivorax and contains these coding sequences:
- a CDS encoding TlpA family protein disulfide reductase, with translation MKNILLTTLLVVGAAMRIYASDYAVISGSVSQIEKGDSVIVLVSKYGYSFSEPLFEFKVYKAPILNHRFNIKISVGNIPLYTEIRFGSKHKVKPLIGYLIEKGDNITVNSTPDGFYFTGKGSEKLNVIYDIDRIEKSDLKGIGEDLVHPEGLNNIFMKIDISASHQLQLLETRKPDISNEAFVLIKAQILFKLYGEGVSRYYQNFSRDSLSQIALKTVINYPKPEIVNPSSVYLFNKNELLQYSATYATALILKYQFDSCYVRHRPFLINPCYKFIKNNYSGRLRERLITNLLYYYRGDDQDLSKPLNDALTFIRNNDFVKLLFKIKSSRLIGTQAYNFKLIDTIGKMHRLSDYKGKVVLMDFWYTGCGNCIQIAPYLEELEKTYANRPVIFLSINIDRTRNQWIKSINGGKYNSHYVTNLFTNGKELKHPICLHYNINACPTLILIDKSGALMQNPTDPRIDNGYNLKKQILDSI
- a CDS encoding RagB/SusD family nutrient uptake outer membrane protein, giving the protein MKNQISTFIYFVGFSCLLLITGSCKKQDAFLDTKPNQALSVPASLGDLQSLLYNEGVFNLNDPALGEMSTDDYYFTDADWASLYLTQEKNTYTWDKEFYDAGSVVLDWNLPYQQVYIANTVLDYLPKISYSASQQTQANQIRGAALFYRSIAFYNLVQTFALPYDVKTAATDLGIPLRLNSDPNITSIRATEQQCYDLVIQDLKISLPLLPVIPVYKTLPSRPAANALLSRVYLAIGDFNNAYKYANDCLSDYNTLVDYNSLNPGTNSYLSSTFLSEDIFHSVLEAYSNDQPNSVSIADTLLYKSYANNDLRKSVFFTPRNGAYYFRGTYDIKGYSFSGIATDEVYLVRAECNARLGNTADAIKDLNTLLVKRWKSNTFIPYTASSSDDALKQILLERRKELLYRGLRWTDLRRLNKDSRFAITLTRNLNGVVYSLPPNDKRYALPIPDNEIQLSGIAQNVR
- a CDS encoding SusC/RagA family TonB-linked outer membrane protein; this encodes MKKTTTKIVGALLCTCYRYLKEKIPVFFLSLILTLLVTRSYGQQVNHTKITGIVLSAEDQKPLPGATVLDVKSNNKAITDANGRFQLNTTDTSGYLVISYIGFKTTQIKVSRSDHQPLKLLINPETAMLKEVLVSTGYQTLPKERATGSFAQVDNQLLNRRVSTDLLSKLEGVVPGLLFNRNTNNSAGGQADISIRGTNTLYANNQPLVILDNFPYDGNINNINPNDVENVTVLKDAAAASIWGVRSGNGVIVVTTKKGKLNQKLTAEFNANVTVGSKPDLYYGPYNLKSTDFINIEQNLFSKGHYNNDLSTGYIPVTPVVQILANQRGGIISSATATDQINALRNIDVRDQLNKYFYQKSVNQQYALNLRGGNSNSNYTFSLGDDQGQSYYKGNSNGRITINSLYNFYPVKNLQLSAGLNYTQTSTQTNNPIYNNGGLTINNQRIYPYAQLVDANGNALSIAKDFATSYTSTVNSKYLDWNYRPLDELNSADNTSKSIDNRINLGAQYDFLKHFSASLKYQYEHANTNTQNYNSQNTYFTRNLINEYTQINADGSLNYPIPVGGILQQTDGFLTSHRGRAQVNYSNTWSQQHELNVIAGAEISAAVSETNSNTAYGYNKDTETSHANVDYASNFTIKPYGYGQQIPNSLGFAKSTDHYLSYFSNAVYTYRNRYTISGSARIDKSNLFGVNTNQKAVPLYSAGFAWDLSKEDFYRLSWLPYIKLRGSYGYTGNINKSATAVTTITQFSGNYYTGGPGSQIANPGNPELRWEKVRMINLGLDYALKSDIVSGSLEIYNKKGINLFGNSPLAPSTGLTTFFGNTADTKGNGFDIVINTKNINGKNFKWTTNLLLSHVIDIVTKYGVTLKSSNYINSASASSIFPLTGKSLYGLYSYKWAGLNATGNPQGYLNGQISTDYRNIISKTSVDDMVYNGSARPTTYGSFRNTFSYQALTLSFNIIYKFDYYFRRTSFTSSGLPYSGTSDYYNRWQKPGDELTTSVPAFPYPFNTNRDAFYKNSSVLIDKGDHIRLQDITLSYDLDKGKLKGIFSHLQVYSYINNIAILWRANKDHLDPDISTNYSTALPLPRTIAFGVKAKF